One Leptospira wolbachii serovar Codice str. CDC genomic region harbors:
- a CDS encoding metallophosphoesterase produces the protein MKFALIGDIHGYWNHLDIEYFNASDYDCLFFTGDLRGNPKLGKLSFQGLTKRAYMIPGNWDGTSLTSIIGEVIQSKILIQSGQIGQNRRMRKLSQLVKPISLLGYSSLVLSQELDLSLIVGRPHAIGGGLSFAPNMKKTYMVSNMETSIEKYKRLIDGTKEKNLFFLSHNGPFGLGAAKSSMYGAEFKKEGGDWGDIDLTEAINYAKSIGKKVPLVLSGHMHHSISKKRERETHEYKGGTFYVNGAKVPRISEGKHFHTKIEWDGGSATVIPLWV, from the coding sequence ATGAAATTTGCACTGATTGGAGACATCCACGGGTATTGGAACCATCTTGATATCGAGTATTTCAATGCATCGGATTACGACTGTTTGTTTTTTACGGGAGACCTTCGTGGTAACCCAAAACTCGGCAAACTTTCCTTCCAAGGCCTCACCAAACGAGCATATATGATTCCAGGGAATTGGGATGGTACAAGTCTCACATCCATCATTGGGGAAGTGATCCAATCCAAAATTCTCATCCAATCAGGACAAATTGGGCAAAACAGAAGGATGCGCAAACTTTCACAACTTGTAAAACCAATCAGCCTTTTAGGTTACAGTTCTTTAGTTTTATCGCAAGAATTAGACTTAAGCCTTATCGTAGGCCGCCCTCATGCCATAGGTGGAGGACTTAGTTTTGCACCCAACATGAAAAAAACCTATATGGTATCCAACATGGAAACATCGATCGAAAAATACAAACGTCTGATCGATGGAACTAAGGAAAAAAACTTATTCTTTCTTTCGCATAACGGGCCTTTTGGTTTGGGTGCAGCCAAAAGCTCTATGTATGGGGCGGAATTTAAAAAAGAAGGTGGGGATTGGGGAGATATAGACCTGACAGAAGCCATTAATTACGCCAAATCCATTGGGAAAAAAGTTCCCTTAGTTCTCTCAGGCCATATGCATCATTCTATTAGTAAAAAAAGGGAACGTGAAACCCATGAATACAAGGGTGGAACTTTCTATGTGAACGGTGCCAAAGTCCCAAGGATCAGTGAGGGAAAACACTTCCATACAAAGATCGAATGGGATGGAGGTTCTGCTACTGTAATTCCTTTGTGGGTGTAA
- a CDS encoding alpha-glucosidase: protein MASRLFLLSFSIFFLECASRILSHLPPTEESFPVSKQIQWIQSANEFTLRNQPLGKDFIKLSLAEPFLKSFTKETTAKYRMASFQFKESLQKSCTTQSIDEIKKETGKITIKGKLSGSDCSSDYQIIFVAKSETEIEFKITLSDPTLNRIQFQYGSHPEERIYGLGEQFTHDELKGKTPFLFTEEQGIGRGDQPITTGANLLAGAGGNVYTTYAPIPHYITSENRSVFFENSGYANFDFSDSRNTRVEFWDFQSEKSLTGTIWIGTTSKGLIEAYTKKTGRFPKLPDWAYGTWLGVQGGTEKVSAIVKQAKDAGNPVTALWIQDWCGRRVTNFGDQLKWRWYADETLYPDFKKFVKSMNDQNVQVLGYINSFLADTDPKKQGDDFTNPLLAEAKSKGYLVKNQKGEDYLIQTVGFPAYLIDLTNPLAVRWTKDLIKKNLIGTGLSGWMADFGEWLPYDAKLASGVDAKIYHNRYPVDWARINREAIKEAGMEGKIVFFTRAGYSYSNAHSTLFWEGDQMVSFGTNDGLPSSIIGLTTSGISGYALNHSDIGGYTTISNPLKNYHRSKELILRWAEASAFTPVFRTHEGNRPLKNWQVYTYTKPDGTKSLGDEDTVTLFAKIARIHFALKPYIQSLVEEASQTGIPVVRHNAIVEPEDLNLLKYKYQFFLGDDLLVAPVVESGEIVQDVYLPRGKWQHLWTGTTYDGYRKIQVPAPIGKPPAFLRIGGKSEALIRSSISNIRNKD from the coding sequence ATGGCATCTCGTTTATTTCTCTTATCATTCTCCATTTTCTTTTTGGAATGTGCTTCGCGCATCCTATCTCACCTTCCCCCAACAGAAGAATCATTTCCTGTTAGCAAACAAATTCAATGGATTCAATCGGCAAATGAATTCACCTTAAGAAACCAGCCTCTCGGCAAGGACTTTATCAAACTTTCTCTTGCGGAACCCTTTCTCAAATCCTTTACCAAAGAGACCACAGCTAAATACCGGATGGCTTCCTTTCAATTCAAAGAAAGTTTACAAAAATCTTGCACAACACAGTCCATAGACGAGATCAAAAAAGAGACAGGCAAAATCACCATCAAAGGAAAGTTATCTGGTAGTGATTGTTCCAGTGACTACCAAATCATATTTGTAGCAAAATCAGAAACTGAAATCGAATTCAAAATCACTTTATCAGATCCCACTCTCAACAGAATCCAATTCCAATATGGTTCCCATCCCGAAGAACGAATCTATGGACTCGGAGAACAGTTCACCCATGATGAACTCAAAGGAAAAACACCCTTCCTCTTCACCGAAGAACAAGGAATAGGACGAGGAGACCAACCCATTACAACAGGAGCAAACTTACTCGCTGGTGCTGGTGGGAATGTATACACAACTTATGCACCCATCCCCCACTACATCACATCGGAGAATCGTTCTGTCTTTTTTGAGAACAGCGGTTATGCGAACTTTGATTTCAGTGATTCTAGAAATACAAGAGTAGAATTTTGGGATTTCCAATCGGAAAAATCTCTTACAGGAACTATTTGGATCGGAACTACTTCCAAAGGTCTTATCGAAGCTTATACCAAAAAAACTGGCAGGTTTCCGAAACTCCCCGATTGGGCTTATGGAACTTGGCTTGGTGTTCAAGGCGGAACGGAGAAAGTTTCGGCTATCGTCAAACAAGCAAAAGATGCGGGAAACCCAGTGACGGCTCTATGGATCCAAGACTGGTGTGGCCGCCGTGTGACTAATTTTGGAGACCAACTCAAATGGCGCTGGTATGCCGATGAAACTCTTTATCCCGATTTTAAAAAATTTGTAAAATCGATGAATGATCAAAATGTACAAGTATTAGGTTATATCAATTCCTTCCTTGCCGACACAGATCCCAAAAAACAAGGGGATGATTTTACAAACCCTCTGTTAGCAGAAGCAAAATCAAAAGGGTATCTTGTGAAAAATCAAAAAGGAGAAGATTACCTCATCCAAACCGTTGGTTTTCCGGCCTACCTCATTGACCTTACCAATCCTTTGGCAGTGCGTTGGACCAAGGACTTAATCAAAAAGAACTTAATCGGAACAGGTCTTTCTGGTTGGATGGCCGATTTTGGAGAATGGCTTCCTTATGACGCAAAACTTGCGTCAGGTGTTGATGCGAAGATCTATCACAATCGTTATCCTGTCGATTGGGCAAGGATCAATAGAGAGGCCATCAAAGAAGCGGGTATGGAAGGAAAAATCGTATTCTTTACTCGTGCGGGATATAGTTATTCCAATGCCCACTCCACACTCTTTTGGGAAGGTGATCAAATGGTGAGTTTTGGAACCAATGATGGCCTTCCTTCTTCCATCATTGGCCTAACTACTTCGGGTATCAGTGGTTATGCGCTAAATCATAGTGACATTGGTGGTTACACTACCATTTCCAATCCACTAAAAAACTACCACAGATCCAAAGAACTCATCTTACGTTGGGCAGAAGCTTCTGCCTTTACACCGGTCTTTCGTACTCACGAAGGGAATAGACCACTTAAAAATTGGCAAGTTTATACCTATACCAAACCCGATGGAACTAAATCTCTCGGAGATGAAGATACAGTGACTCTTTTTGCTAAAATCGCAAGGATTCATTTCGCCCTAAAGCCATATATCCAAAGTTTGGTGGAAGAAGCATCCCAAACAGGAATTCCAGTCGTTCGACACAATGCGATCGTAGAACCGGAAGATTTAAATTTACTAAAATACAAATACCAGTTTTTTTTAGGGGACGACCTTCTTGTAGCTCCTGTTGTAGAAAGTGGAGAAATTGTTCAGGATGTTTATCTCCCTCGCGGGAAATGGCAACACCTTTGGACGGGAACCACTTACGATGGTTATAGAAAGATACAAGTTCCAGCACCCATAGGAAAACCACCTGCCTTCCTTCGGATTGGTGGAAAATCGGAAGCTCTCATTCGTTCTTCTATCAGTAACATTCGAAATAAAGACTAA
- a CDS encoding sulfurtransferase, which yields MNWSFLKTEIEPGDFLIDCRSQSAYEEETLEGAYYYPFIKKAFGSDPESQKKLYGPMLAVVQEFQKSKKTRIIVFDEGMGMFSTRMVYLLRGMGIKDAYVLGQKWPATGNKSKGELKVEPPIADKVKPIEGVVDKAFMERNLTKLQIFDARTMDEYEGRLPRLTAPEEGTLCGRLPGAFLWDWRNLYDGEANLIERSIFKKRLNGFPFMPERPTVIYDYNGARSCLLALMLREAGYIDVTTYQGSWFEWRKSSLPKQAVAVFGAKQGAAAAPPRVGGVDRKKV from the coding sequence TTGAACTGGAGCTTTCTTAAAACCGAAATAGAACCTGGTGACTTCCTCATCGATTGTCGTTCCCAATCAGCATATGAAGAAGAAACGTTAGAAGGTGCTTACTACTATCCATTTATCAAAAAAGCATTCGGATCTGATCCAGAATCCCAAAAGAAATTGTACGGACCTATGTTGGCAGTCGTACAAGAATTTCAAAAATCAAAAAAAACTCGGATCATCGTTTTCGACGAAGGAATGGGAATGTTTTCCACTCGTATGGTGTATTTACTCCGAGGTATGGGAATCAAAGATGCCTATGTTCTTGGTCAAAAATGGCCTGCCACTGGAAACAAATCCAAAGGTGAGCTAAAAGTAGAGCCACCGATCGCTGACAAAGTAAAACCCATTGAAGGTGTCGTAGACAAAGCCTTTATGGAACGAAATCTTACCAAACTCCAGATCTTCGATGCCAGAACCATGGACGAATACGAAGGCCGATTGCCAAGGCTCACTGCCCCAGAAGAGGGAACTCTCTGTGGACGTTTGCCTGGGGCCTTCCTTTGGGATTGGAGAAACTTGTATGATGGGGAAGCAAACCTCATCGAACGTTCTATTTTCAAAAAACGTCTCAATGGTTTTCCTTTTATGCCGGAAAGACCCACTGTCATCTATGATTACAATGGTGCTCGGTCTTGTTTATTAGCGCTTATGCTTAGGGAAGCAGGGTACATTGATGTAACTACCTACCAAGGTTCTTGGTTTGAATGGAGAAAGTCGAGCCTACCGAAACAAGCCGTTGCGGTTTTTGGTGCCAAACAAGGGGCAGCAGCAGCTCCTCCTCGAGTTGGCGGAGTCGATCGCAAGAAAGTTTAA
- a CDS encoding LIC11113 family protein: MIRQLYIYFALILLLFVSGVAFADRTKANLTLQSLADEVNIWKERNPSKVIRKQIQSKQSFPMDDGNCHLEPASRISSVTYFRFSCQKDPEPMLIQFQSHQKRKLDSGKFRLRAVHRIGKKQYLEIETGLVMNESKVVSKTNTDDTDLDYPSKKQVPVVIEGKQPFSSYKPIQNPNLFYFKSVTENPRRRKEVPSSIEVFFDSSCPLEYIEKDESFYWDQTVSYVFRITCIRDSAYSLIRVPSNSSGDLVSSNTIWKDPKPGDRVLGNAILKKITETQTFWEKIVLYYE, from the coding sequence ATGATTAGGCAGTTATACATATACTTCGCATTGATTTTGTTACTTTTTGTGTCTGGGGTTGCTTTTGCGGACCGCACAAAGGCAAACCTAACGCTACAATCGCTTGCGGATGAAGTGAATATTTGGAAAGAGAGAAATCCGTCGAAAGTGATTCGAAAACAGATCCAATCAAAACAAAGTTTTCCAATGGATGATGGAAATTGCCATTTAGAACCTGCTTCTCGTATATCCTCTGTCACATACTTTCGATTCAGCTGCCAGAAAGACCCAGAGCCGATGTTGATTCAATTCCAATCTCATCAAAAAAGGAAGTTGGATTCGGGAAAGTTTCGATTAAGGGCTGTTCATCGAATTGGAAAAAAACAATACTTAGAAATTGAAACAGGCCTTGTTATGAACGAATCAAAAGTGGTTTCAAAAACGAATACAGATGATACGGATTTAGACTATCCTTCGAAAAAACAAGTCCCAGTGGTTATCGAAGGAAAACAACCATTCAGTTCCTACAAACCTATCCAAAATCCGAACCTATTCTATTTTAAATCCGTTACTGAAAATCCACGTCGAAGAAAAGAAGTCCCAAGTAGCATCGAGGTGTTTTTTGATTCTTCTTGTCCCTTAGAATATATAGAAAAAGATGAAAGTTTTTATTGGGATCAAACAGTATCTTACGTTTTTCGCATAACATGTATTCGTGATTCGGCCTACAGTTTGATTCGAGTACCATCTAATTCTTCGGGTGATTTGGTATCATCAAATACGATATGGAAAGATCCAAAACCTGGGGATCGAGTTTTAGGAAATGCAATCCTAAAAAAAATCACAGAAACTCAAACCTTTTGGGAGAAAATCGTTTTGTATTATGAATAA
- a CDS encoding S1C family serine protease — protein MNKLFKICILFFVLSWSLLAQEDSAPVVDSIFRSVVLIRNEGFNTENKTQPWMKKNLYTGFGSGLVLPNQTILTNAHVVRDAKRILVKSSFTKKEYLADVKFIGYDCDLALLQVADPDFSEQTTTLSFLEGIPNLGSDVLLLGFPNGNDSLSIEKGSVLRFEKNRYTYSGLDYRNVLKITANIQPGNSGGPAVQNGKVVGLVFQISTLEQGIAYLISNDIIRHFLEDIADGKYDGFPNIGFTFQNGNPKSLKQAMKVPSDQTGIFVNRIYPSSTFSKVLKEKDFVTAVDSLPLSNDGEISESNKKEFIIDWIENKQLNSKVTVSYYRAGRKYDAEVNLQKNYALDLYRDSTEDYFLQAGFVFQPITRSFFHSEDGDLDSSLKYHYSYFIQDLLYRYTTRDIVLSYTFNDPETSKYKKYKYKVVESINGRVPKDLNEFKTIWKDGKKSFIVLRFRGMDLPIVLRPESVYQMNQRVKKRYGANYEEF, from the coding sequence ATGAATAAATTATTTAAAATATGCATTTTATTTTTTGTATTGAGTTGGTCACTCCTCGCTCAAGAAGATTCCGCACCTGTTGTGGATTCAATTTTTCGTTCTGTGGTTCTTATTCGGAACGAAGGTTTTAACACCGAAAATAAAACACAACCATGGATGAAAAAGAATCTATACACTGGATTTGGATCGGGCCTTGTTTTACCCAACCAAACCATTTTAACGAATGCCCATGTGGTGCGTGATGCCAAAAGAATTCTTGTCAAAAGTAGTTTTACAAAAAAGGAATATTTAGCAGATGTTAAGTTTATCGGTTATGACTGTGATTTGGCTTTATTACAAGTTGCGGATCCCGATTTTTCAGAACAAACTACCACTCTTTCCTTTTTGGAAGGAATTCCCAATTTAGGTTCCGATGTATTACTTCTCGGTTTTCCCAATGGAAACGATAGTTTATCCATTGAAAAAGGATCAGTTCTTCGGTTTGAAAAAAATCGATACACCTATTCTGGGTTAGATTATCGGAATGTATTGAAAATTACAGCGAACATCCAACCTGGAAATTCTGGCGGACCCGCTGTACAAAACGGCAAAGTAGTTGGTCTTGTTTTTCAGATTAGTACTTTGGAACAAGGGATTGCCTACTTGATATCGAATGATATTATCCGTCATTTTTTAGAAGATATCGCAGACGGAAAGTATGATGGGTTTCCTAACATCGGATTTACCTTTCAAAATGGTAATCCCAAAAGTTTGAAACAAGCCATGAAGGTTCCATCCGACCAAACAGGGATTTTTGTGAATCGCATTTATCCTTCTTCAACGTTTTCAAAAGTTTTAAAAGAAAAAGATTTTGTAACAGCAGTGGATAGTTTGCCGCTTTCCAATGATGGCGAAATTTCAGAGTCCAACAAAAAGGAATTCATCATCGATTGGATCGAAAACAAACAACTCAATTCCAAAGTAACTGTAAGTTATTACCGAGCCGGGAGAAAATATGATGCAGAAGTAAATTTACAAAAAAATTATGCTTTGGATTTGTATCGAGATTCTACAGAAGATTATTTTTTGCAGGCTGGATTTGTTTTCCAACCCATCACTCGATCTTTTTTTCATTCAGAAGATGGAGATTTGGATAGTTCCTTAAAATACCATTATAGTTATTTTATTCAGGATTTGTTGTACAGGTATACCACTCGCGACATTGTTCTCAGTTATACATTTAACGATCCCGAAACTTCAAAATATAAAAAATATAAATACAAAGTAGTTGAATCGATTAACGGACGAGTGCCAAAAGATCTAAATGAATTTAAAACCATTTGGAAAGATGGAAAAAAAAGTTTTATTGTCCTTAGGTTCCGGGGAATGGATCTACCGATTGTGTTAAGACCTGAGTCAGTATATCAGATGAACCAACGTGTGAAAAAAAGATATGGTGCGAATTATGAAGAATTTTAA
- a CDS encoding PDZ domain-containing protein yields the protein MKNFKSIFVIFSIFATLLPLGAEDFEDKRVIESRITFQKTSHQNPWLVGEPFSRKLNLIYIGKGLFFGVTLPKQNPVFAEFESFDYSVPKLGIKSYDEETGFLLLETKEMPKLPKPVVLDSKSSNKHCPSGKSRYVFLPFSKTPIKVLLLEKKASEESDFFFKNQLLCGVTVSDYLIPTEYVETFYKTGGKSFPHPGLVFDINLTPSEREYYSKSISNPLLVTEVIPGVGPAYNLFPGDLITEVNTIPLSKIDDWDRTDKVYDLILRKPNGTLRELGETVQLKLHRNFQNQSVSYDLRAYDSNDFLIPEEAKKRKPLYLIVGGFFFTELTNAYLKEFGSEYRVKSEKKLVYLSDYYQKKVHPVREKIVILSRVFPLEGNLGYQDFQDLVLEKVNGTRITSLSQLKTLLQSEDTTYYAFELSGGKIAFFTRREILDLQQELQLTYKLGRSYNLED from the coding sequence ATGAAGAATTTTAAATCTATTTTTGTAATTTTTTCGATTTTTGCCACCTTACTTCCCCTTGGTGCAGAAGACTTCGAAGACAAACGTGTGATCGAATCTAGGATTACATTTCAAAAAACAAGCCACCAAAATCCATGGCTTGTAGGGGAACCATTTTCTCGAAAGTTAAATTTGATTTATATAGGGAAGGGTCTTTTTTTTGGAGTCACCCTTCCCAAACAAAATCCAGTGTTTGCTGAATTCGAATCTTTTGATTATTCCGTACCCAAACTAGGAATTAAATCTTATGATGAAGAGACGGGTTTTCTCCTTTTAGAAACAAAAGAAATGCCAAAACTTCCGAAACCAGTGGTTTTGGATTCCAAATCTTCGAACAAACATTGCCCAAGTGGGAAATCACGTTACGTATTCCTTCCGTTTTCTAAAACGCCAATCAAAGTATTGTTACTCGAGAAAAAGGCATCGGAAGAATCGGATTTTTTCTTCAAAAATCAATTGTTATGTGGAGTGACGGTCTCTGATTATTTGATTCCTACCGAATATGTGGAAACCTTCTACAAAACAGGTGGAAAATCCTTTCCCCATCCAGGTTTAGTTTTTGATATCAACCTAACTCCCTCAGAACGCGAGTATTACTCCAAAAGTATATCCAATCCGCTTTTAGTCACAGAAGTGATCCCTGGTGTTGGACCGGCATATAATTTGTTTCCGGGAGACTTGATTACAGAGGTTAATACAATCCCTCTTTCCAAAATTGATGATTGGGATCGTACTGATAAAGTTTATGATTTGATTTTACGGAAACCAAATGGAACTTTACGCGAATTAGGTGAGACCGTGCAATTAAAACTCCACCGTAACTTTCAAAATCAATCGGTGAGTTATGATTTGAGAGCTTATGATTCCAATGATTTTCTAATTCCCGAAGAAGCCAAAAAAAGAAAACCCTTGTATTTGATTGTAGGTGGATTTTTCTTCACGGAACTTACCAATGCGTATTTAAAAGAATTTGGTTCGGAATACCGAGTCAAATCAGAGAAAAAGCTGGTTTATCTTTCTGACTACTATCAGAAGAAAGTGCACCCTGTTCGAGAAAAAATAGTAATTCTTTCGCGTGTTTTTCCCCTAGAAGGGAACCTAGGGTATCAGGATTTCCAGGATTTAGTATTAGAGAAGGTAAACGGAACACGAATCACCTCACTCAGCCAATTGAAAACCCTACTCCAGTCGGAGGACACCACCTACTATGCGTTTGAGCTATCGGGCGGAAAGATTGCATTTTTTACGCGACGGGAGATTTTGGACCTCCAACAAGAGTTACAATTAACTTATAAATTGGGCCGATCCTACAACTTAGAAGACTAA
- a CDS encoding ATP-binding response regulator gives MKILFVDDEDTIRELFWEYFKDEFNVTLASDGLEALTISNQKTFDLIISDISLPKLNGIQFIQKLRADGNQTPFLVITGDSDIQIAIDVFRMGAVDFFLKPFRMEALRSRIKKFENADVDLTLLFNSGEIIQFSADCRMKLRPQIKKLNSYIAFIVKQILNSPLATQEDLISIKIVLYELLANAIEHGVAGVSYEEKQDCLESNEDYFKLVDSRCAENNTSVFVEISMDDVGITIVIRDEGNGFAVSQIPNPVINPAANLVSGRGIFLAKMNIDSIVYNEKGNEVRFFKTWYKLMQS, from the coding sequence ATGAAAATCCTTTTTGTTGATGACGAAGATACAATCCGTGAATTGTTCTGGGAATACTTCAAAGATGAATTTAATGTCACTCTAGCTTCTGATGGACTAGAAGCTCTCACGATCTCCAACCAAAAAACATTTGATCTTATTATTTCTGATATTAGCTTACCAAAATTAAATGGAATTCAATTCATACAAAAACTAAGAGCCGATGGAAACCAAACTCCGTTTTTGGTAATTACCGGTGATAGCGACATTCAAATTGCCATCGATGTTTTTCGAATGGGTGCCGTTGATTTTTTTCTGAAGCCATTCCGAATGGAGGCCCTTCGTTCTCGGATCAAAAAATTTGAAAATGCTGATGTTGATTTAACTCTCCTTTTTAATAGCGGGGAGATCATCCAGTTTAGCGCTGATTGCAGAATGAAACTTCGGCCACAAATTAAAAAATTAAATTCATATATTGCTTTTATCGTGAAACAAATTTTGAACTCTCCTTTGGCAACTCAAGAAGATTTAATTTCAATTAAGATTGTGTTGTATGAACTATTGGCGAATGCAATTGAACATGGTGTTGCCGGTGTGAGTTATGAAGAAAAACAAGATTGTTTGGAATCAAATGAAGACTATTTTAAGTTAGTAGATTCGCGTTGTGCTGAAAATAATACATCCGTATTTGTAGAAATTTCCATGGATGATGTAGGGATTACCATTGTGATTCGAGACGAAGGAAACGGATTCGCTGTCAGTCAAATTCCAAACCCAGTGATCAACCCTGCTGCCAACTTAGTAAGTGGACGGGGCATCTTTCTTGCTAAGATGAATATTGATTCCATAGTTTATAACGAAAAAGGCAACGAAGTTCGATTTTTCAAAACTTGGTATAAACTAATGCAATCTTAA
- a CDS encoding oligosaccharide flippase family protein, with amino-acid sequence MQKIKKIFQILKTELMKEGVLKNSFFVSSSKAISAITNLVFMIYSVNLLSKAENGKLQYFLGFLPVVLAVAEFGLPNALIKYISPMADRKENPGAILNASLRIKFYSFLFLSLVCLVAYITGDENYFVLLLLLFGGIIISFISYFESLFVSYRKYKSLSLWNPLPNIVRLLLLIYLSESSVHPLTYMDILAIFCIAPIFVLFLFFFFFGKEEISFTAEASDVRTNEKKLLLFNLWAFAASICAILSDRLEIFFLNQFHPPEIVADYGTALQLFSGFVIILATFNSIIYPKLARLAETEEFPNVLKKSVFLGGIIAIALSPGILLAEPILTLLFGTKYTNSISVFKILYPNFLLQLVFAPLGTALFALGLPRLLAGLALLRLLFGAIFDYWIIPDWGANGAAISLFLGQIVSWLLLTGYFMAYFRK; translated from the coding sequence ATGCAAAAAATAAAAAAAATATTTCAGATTTTAAAAACGGAACTTATGAAAGAAGGAGTCCTCAAAAACTCTTTCTTCGTTAGCAGTTCCAAAGCCATATCCGCAATCACCAATTTGGTGTTTATGATTTATTCCGTGAATTTGCTAAGCAAAGCAGAAAACGGAAAACTCCAATACTTTTTAGGCTTTTTACCTGTAGTTTTGGCTGTTGCTGAATTTGGGCTTCCCAACGCCCTTATCAAATATATCTCTCCTATGGCGGATAGAAAAGAAAATCCAGGTGCCATTCTAAATGCATCTCTTCGGATTAAGTTTTATTCTTTTTTGTTTTTGTCTCTAGTATGTTTAGTCGCCTACATTACAGGTGATGAAAACTATTTTGTGTTATTACTCTTGTTATTCGGTGGGATCATCATTTCGTTTATCTCCTACTTCGAAAGTCTTTTTGTTTCTTACCGTAAGTATAAATCTTTATCTCTTTGGAATCCACTTCCCAACATAGTTCGACTTTTGTTGTTAATTTATTTGTCTGAGTCTAGTGTTCATCCATTGACTTACATGGACATACTTGCTATTTTTTGTATTGCCCCAATTTTTGTTTTGTTTTTGTTCTTTTTCTTTTTCGGAAAAGAAGAAATTTCTTTTACCGCCGAGGCTTCGGATGTTCGAACAAATGAAAAAAAACTTTTACTCTTTAATCTTTGGGCCTTTGCCGCTTCTATTTGTGCCATTCTTTCCGATCGATTGGAAATTTTCTTTTTAAATCAATTCCATCCACCAGAAATTGTTGCCGATTACGGTACCGCCTTGCAGTTGTTTAGTGGCTTTGTCATCATCCTTGCTACTTTTAATTCAATTATTTATCCAAAATTAGCACGACTTGCGGAAACAGAAGAATTTCCGAATGTCCTCAAAAAATCTGTTTTTTTAGGGGGGATAATTGCTATTGCCTTATCTCCTGGAATTTTACTCGCCGAACCCATCTTAACATTGTTATTCGGAACCAAGTACACCAATTCCATTTCTGTTTTCAAAATCTTATACCCAAACTTTCTATTACAATTGGTATTTGCTCCCTTGGGAACAGCCCTGTTTGCTTTGGGATTGCCAAGACTTCTGGCAGGACTTGCACTTCTCCGATTATTGTTTGGGGCTATTTTCGACTATTGGATCATTCCCGATTGGGGCGCCAATGGAGCCGCCATATCTTTGTTTCTCGGTCAGATTGTTTCTTGGTTGTTATTAACTGGATACTTTATGGCTTACTTTCGGAAGTAA
- a CDS encoding phosphatase PAP2 family protein, which produces MKELLLAQNSLWFSPLPLDSLHNWDPTFGGIFLTISTICHYLGGSSFFLGLISFVYIYFRPKLAFELSLGLLTSAVMVSLLKFYFESPRPFPYPEAFDEKAFGLPSGHVYSAVVVWGLLAYRIPKLWFRILSILIIICMPLSRMYLKVHYLGDVSFGFGLGVVHLIFLLFLLNKFYHKDSIQAFLQTDKYRTIGLLGIVVTLSPISLDSPFLSVEHHHSLSGVLMASGALAGFWLGVLFYPRFSKPQFLDWTLPKFSFSFGTQEFRIFWNTVLIRLLVLVIVISLLYVLPGILIKKSIWKDDLFLRYIRYLVVGFALVVIVPLVLQKIQKGKFLQN; this is translated from the coding sequence ATGAAAGAACTCCTCCTAGCACAGAACTCCCTTTGGTTCTCCCCCCTACCTCTGGATTCCCTACACAATTGGGATCCAACATTCGGTGGAATCTTCCTTACGATTTCGACAATCTGCCATTACTTGGGGGGAAGTAGTTTTTTCCTGGGTCTGATTTCGTTTGTTTATATTTACTTTCGACCCAAACTCGCCTTCGAATTATCTCTAGGACTCCTCACTTCGGCCGTGATGGTTTCTCTCTTAAAGTTTTATTTTGAAAGTCCAAGGCCTTTTCCCTACCCAGAAGCTTTTGATGAAAAGGCATTCGGTTTGCCATCTGGACATGTTTATTCAGCGGTAGTCGTCTGGGGATTGTTAGCATATAGGATTCCCAAACTTTGGTTTCGGATTTTGTCCATCCTAATTATAATATGTATGCCACTTTCCAGAATGTATCTTAAAGTTCATTATTTAGGAGATGTTAGTTTCGGATTTGGATTGGGAGTTGTTCACTTAATCTTTCTTTTATTTTTACTAAACAAATTCTATCATAAGGATTCCATTCAAGCATTCCTTCAAACAGACAAATACCGAACCATAGGTTTACTTGGAATTGTTGTTACACTCTCCCCTATTTCTCTGGATTCTCCTTTTCTTTCGGTAGAACACCACCATAGTTTGTCTGGAGTGCTTATGGCCAGTGGTGCCCTTGCTGGTTTTTGGTTAGGAGTTCTATTTTATCCGAGATTTAGTAAACCACAATTTCTAGATTGGACTCTTCCTAAATTTAGTTTCTCATTCGGAACCCAAGAATTCCGCATTTTTTGGAATACGGTTCTTATTCGCTTGTTAGTATTAGTCATAGTGATCTCGTTACTCTATGTGCTGCCAGGGATTCTTATCAAAAAATCTATTTGGAAAGATGATTTGTTTTTGAGATACATCCGTTACTTAGTCGTCGGATTTGCACTCGTGGTCATCGTTCCTTTGGTTCTGCAAAAAATCCAAAAAGGAAAGTTTTTGCAAAACTAA